In Bacillus sp. Cs-700, one genomic interval encodes:
- a CDS encoding DnaD domain protein produces the protein MHWKELLPVDTLQIEAFGLLHDYDRNVLTLLYQPLIGAGAYSLYMTMWSAHEQQDSLVTKMTHHHLLLMMRWDTKKLLEERRKLEGIGLLKTFLKNGEDTRHFTYELQPPLTPDRFFNDGVLNIYLFNRLGRNRYQDLKKYFSVEKPDLSEYKDMTASFNEVYDSLHPSEMTASYEEEDEVREIASRNDNKGLVFTSSEFDFDVMKQHISDMIVTEKMFTDSVKKTIERLAFVYKIEPYEMGRIVEQAAIHHDELSDDLLRKEVSSWFALENRGKVPALQYRRQPAALQEFHTKEPVTEEEKAAQRYEQMTPYDILQRAAEGGKPSEADMKLVERIMDEQKLTPGVMNVLLDFIIETQDKKLSKNYVEKFASHWARARVKTVREAMDLAIKELQQPKKKANPASRGKGSSTARKDKVPEWISDQKEPDMSHEERSEKQDQLKKMLSKYKK, from the coding sequence ATGCATTGGAAAGAACTTCTTCCTGTTGATACGCTTCAAATTGAGGCGTTCGGGTTATTGCATGATTACGATAGGAATGTCCTTACCTTGTTATATCAGCCTCTAATTGGTGCAGGGGCATACAGTCTCTATATGACGATGTGGAGCGCTCATGAGCAACAGGACAGTCTTGTTACAAAAATGACTCATCATCATTTATTACTGATGATGAGATGGGATACAAAAAAACTACTTGAAGAGCGACGAAAGCTAGAGGGGATCGGCTTATTAAAAACTTTCCTCAAAAACGGAGAAGATACGAGACACTTTACTTACGAGCTTCAGCCACCGCTAACACCTGATCGTTTTTTTAATGACGGTGTTTTAAATATTTATTTGTTCAATCGATTAGGCCGTAATCGATACCAGGATTTAAAAAAGTATTTCTCTGTTGAAAAGCCGGATTTGTCAGAATATAAGGATATGACTGCTTCGTTTAACGAAGTATACGATTCCCTTCATCCTTCTGAGATGACGGCAAGTTATGAGGAAGAAGATGAGGTTCGAGAGATCGCAAGTCGAAATGATAATAAGGGACTTGTTTTCACTTCATCTGAATTTGACTTTGATGTGATGAAACAGCACATTTCTGATATGATTGTAACAGAGAAAATGTTTACAGATTCGGTTAAGAAAACAATTGAGCGACTTGCTTTTGTCTATAAGATTGAGCCTTATGAAATGGGGCGAATCGTGGAACAGGCGGCCATTCATCATGATGAGCTATCAGATGATCTTCTCCGAAAAGAAGTAAGCAGCTGGTTTGCTCTTGAAAATCGAGGAAAGGTACCTGCTCTTCAATATAGGCGACAGCCTGCTGCACTGCAAGAATTCCATACAAAAGAGCCTGTAACGGAAGAGGAGAAGGCCGCTCAGCGTTATGAGCAAATGACACCTTATGATATTCTTCAACGTGCGGCTGAAGGTGGTAAGCCATCAGAAGCAGATATGAAACTTGTCGAGCGTATTATGGATGAACAGAAGCTAACTCCTGGTGTAATGAACGTCCTCCTTGATTTTATTATTGAAACACAGGATAAAAAGCTCTCGAAAAACTACGTAGAAAAATTTGCGAGTCACTGGGCAAGAGCAAGGGTAAAGACAGTGAGAGAAGCCATGGATCTTGCCATAAAAGAACTACAGCAGCCCAAGAAAAAGGCGAATCCAGCATCTCGAGGAAAGGGAAGTTCTACAGCTCGAAAAGACAAAGTTCCTGAATGGATATCTGATCAAAAAGAACCGGATATGTCCCATGAAGAGCGCTCAGAAAAACAAGATCAGCTTAAGAAGATGCTAAGCAAATACAAAAAATAA
- the polA gene encoding DNA polymerase I produces MKNKLVLIDGNSIAYRAFFALPLLNNDKGVYTNAVLGFTTMLLKIIENESPTHMLVAFDAGKTTFRHKTYTEYKGGRQKTPSELSEQFPVIREVLDAFQIKRYEIKNYEADDIIGTVSDLASKEDWEVKIYSGDKDLLQLVSDNVHVALTKKGITDIDTYDPAFLREKYGLSPDQIIDMKALMGDNSDNIPGVPGVGEKTALKLLKQFGTVDAVFESLNDVSGKKLKEKLEENQEQAMMSKELVTIFKETPLELGITDLGYSGYNHEAVATLFSELGFKSLLNRIGGTEVEDEKIDDLDFETINEIEAKHLVSPSAMIVEVMDENYHNADIQGISLVNENGNYFIPTDLALQSQLFRNFLEDRSQKKWVFDAKRAVVALGWKGISLEGITFDLVIASYLLNPSESTHDLSAISRREGFSIVSSDESIYGKGAKRKLPEVDEFTDHLVRKAYAVYQLKDKLEEQLRNNEQYELFHDLEMPLTLVLGEMETKGVSVDTKFLEKMGEELNEKLSKIEAKVFELAGTEFNINSPKQLGEVLFEKLELPVIKKTKTGYSTSADVLEKLESKHEVIPEILLYRQLGKLNSTYIEGLLKVIYSDTGKIHTRFNQALTQTGRLSSTDPNLQNIPIRLEEGRKIRKAFIPSRKDWVMFAADYSQIELRVLAHIAQDKNLIEAFQQDEDIHTKTAMNVFNVDKEDVTSNMRRHAKAVNFGIVYGISDYGLSQSIDVSRKEAGEFIDRYLESFPGVKNYMEDVVTKAKEDGYVSTLLQRRRYLPEINSRNFNQRGFAERTAMNTPIQGTAADIIKLAMVQMETRLKEEKLETRMLLQVHDELIFEAPQEEIETLKRIVPEVMESAIKLDVPLKVDYEYGSTWYDAK; encoded by the coding sequence ACACATATGCTCGTTGCTTTCGATGCCGGTAAAACAACGTTTCGCCATAAAACGTATACAGAGTATAAAGGCGGGCGACAAAAAACCCCTTCAGAATTAAGTGAACAGTTCCCTGTTATACGTGAAGTGCTGGACGCATTTCAAATTAAACGTTATGAAATTAAGAATTATGAAGCAGATGATATCATTGGAACCGTATCGGATCTTGCGAGTAAAGAAGATTGGGAAGTGAAAATTTATTCCGGAGATAAAGATCTTCTCCAACTTGTTTCAGATAACGTTCACGTAGCCTTAACGAAAAAAGGAATAACCGACATTGATACATATGACCCAGCCTTTCTTCGTGAAAAGTATGGTCTTAGCCCTGATCAAATCATTGACATGAAGGCGCTTATGGGTGATAACTCGGACAATATTCCTGGTGTACCTGGTGTTGGAGAGAAAACGGCTCTTAAATTATTAAAACAATTTGGCACGGTGGATGCCGTTTTTGAATCGCTTAATGATGTATCTGGTAAAAAGTTAAAAGAAAAATTGGAAGAAAATCAAGAGCAGGCCATGATGAGCAAAGAGCTTGTAACGATTTTTAAAGAAACGCCACTTGAACTAGGGATAACTGATTTAGGCTACAGCGGTTATAATCATGAAGCAGTCGCTACACTGTTTAGTGAACTTGGGTTTAAGTCTCTTCTTAATCGAATCGGGGGGACAGAAGTAGAAGACGAGAAAATCGATGATTTAGATTTTGAGACGATCAACGAGATAGAAGCCAAGCATCTCGTTAGTCCTTCTGCCATGATTGTGGAAGTGATGGATGAGAATTACCATAATGCCGATATACAAGGGATTTCCCTTGTAAATGAAAACGGGAATTATTTTATCCCAACAGATTTAGCTCTGCAGTCTCAATTGTTTCGAAATTTTCTAGAAGATCGTTCTCAGAAGAAATGGGTTTTTGATGCGAAAAGAGCCGTTGTAGCTTTAGGGTGGAAGGGCATTTCATTAGAAGGGATTACGTTTGATTTAGTGATTGCTTCCTATCTCCTAAATCCATCTGAATCGACGCATGACCTATCTGCTATTTCGAGACGAGAAGGCTTTTCTATTGTTTCTTCTGATGAGTCCATTTATGGAAAGGGAGCGAAACGTAAGCTTCCAGAAGTTGACGAGTTTACAGACCATCTTGTTCGAAAAGCCTATGCGGTATATCAATTAAAAGACAAGCTTGAAGAACAGTTAAGAAACAATGAGCAGTATGAGCTGTTCCATGACCTAGAAATGCCTCTTACGCTTGTTTTAGGTGAAATGGAAACAAAAGGTGTTTCCGTTGATACCAAATTCCTAGAAAAAATGGGTGAAGAGTTAAATGAAAAATTGAGTAAGATTGAAGCAAAGGTTTTTGAACTCGCGGGAACTGAATTTAATATTAACTCGCCTAAACAACTTGGGGAAGTTTTATTTGAGAAGTTGGAGCTTCCGGTTATTAAGAAAACAAAAACTGGCTATTCAACGTCAGCTGATGTGCTTGAAAAGCTTGAAAGTAAACACGAGGTAATTCCGGAAATCCTCCTTTATCGTCAGCTCGGTAAATTAAATTCGACTTATATTGAAGGTTTGTTAAAAGTTATTTACTCAGATACAGGTAAAATACACACAAGGTTTAATCAAGCTTTAACACAGACTGGAAGACTCAGTTCGACTGATCCGAATTTGCAGAATATACCAATTCGCCTCGAAGAAGGTCGCAAAATCAGAAAAGCGTTTATTCCATCTCGAAAAGATTGGGTGATGTTTGCAGCGGATTATTCTCAAATTGAGCTACGCGTTCTCGCACATATCGCGCAAGATAAGAATTTGATAGAGGCTTTCCAGCAAGATGAAGACATTCATACAAAAACAGCGATGAACGTTTTTAATGTAGACAAAGAAGATGTTACGTCGAATATGCGCAGACATGCGAAAGCTGTTAACTTTGGAATTGTTTATGGCATTAGTGATTATGGCTTGTCACAAAGTATCGACGTTTCGAGAAAAGAAGCGGGAGAATTTATTGATCGCTATTTAGAAAGCTTTCCTGGCGTAAAAAACTATATGGAAGACGTTGTTACAAAAGCTAAAGAAGACGGATATGTCTCAACATTGTTACAGAGAAGAAGGTATCTACCTGAAATTAATTCTCGGAATTTTAATCAGCGTGGATTCGCTGAAAGAACGGCAATGAACACACCAATACAGGGAACGGCTGCGGATATTATTAAGCTCGCCATGGTTCAAATGGAGACACGCTTAAAAGAAGAAAAGTTAGAAACACGTATGTTGCTTCAAGTACATGATGAATTGATTTTTGAGGCACCACAAGAAGAGATTGAAACGTTAAAACGTATCGTACCTGAAGTAATGGAATCTGCAATCAAACTGGACGTCCCACTGAAAGTTGATTATGAGTATGGCTCCACCTGGTATGATGCGAAGTAG
- the speD gene encoding adenosylmethionine decarboxylase, whose protein sequence is MDTMGRHVIAELWGCDTEKLNNMKFIEETFVEAALKSGAEVREVAFHKFAPQGVSGVVIISESHLTIHSFPEHGYASIDVYTCGDLDPNVAANYIADALGADTRENIELPRGMGPVKPKVREEQSAFTS, encoded by the coding sequence ATGGATACAATGGGACGTCACGTCATTGCTGAACTATGGGGCTGTGACACTGAAAAATTAAACAACATGAAATTTATCGAAGAAACGTTTGTTGAAGCTGCTCTTAAGTCTGGTGCAGAGGTTCGGGAAGTAGCATTTCATAAATTTGCACCTCAGGGTGTAAGTGGTGTTGTGATTATTTCTGAATCACATTTAACAATTCACAGTTTCCCGGAACATGGTTATGCAAGTATTGATGTGTATACTTGTGGTGATCTTGATCCAAACGTAGCTGCAAACTACATTGCGGATGCACTTGGAGCGGATACGCGTGAGAACATCGAACTTCCACGAGGCATGGGACCTGTAAAACCTAAAGTTAGAGAAGAACAGTCAGCGTTTACTTCATAA
- the mutM gene encoding DNA-formamidopyrimidine glycosylase, with protein MPELPEVETVKRTLEGLVVGKKVTNVVVKWPKIIKKPDDVEAFKMKVIGQTFTGVERRGKFLKLVLEDDVIVSHLRMEGKYKLSAIDEEFDHHTHVFFTFEDGTELRYHDVRKFGTMHLFPIGLEENELPLVQLGHEPFSEQFTSEVLQKGFQKTSRKVKTVLLDQTLVVGLGNIYVDEALFKARIHPERIASTLTNREIETLREQIVHTLSDAVNKGGSTIRSYVNSQGKVGTYQDNLFVYGRVGQGCKNCQTELEKIVVGGRGTTFCPLCQVNE; from the coding sequence ATGCCTGAATTACCAGAAGTAGAAACGGTAAAACGCACACTAGAAGGTCTGGTTGTAGGGAAGAAGGTCACAAATGTTGTTGTAAAGTGGCCTAAAATCATTAAGAAACCAGATGATGTTGAAGCCTTCAAAATGAAAGTGATTGGTCAGACTTTTACAGGTGTTGAAAGAAGAGGGAAGTTTTTAAAACTTGTTCTTGAAGATGATGTAATCGTCTCTCACCTTCGTATGGAAGGAAAATATAAGTTATCTGCTATCGATGAAGAATTTGATCATCATACGCATGTGTTTTTTACGTTTGAAGATGGAACGGAGCTTCGTTATCATGACGTGCGGAAGTTTGGCACGATGCATCTTTTTCCTATTGGATTAGAGGAAAATGAGTTGCCACTCGTGCAGCTGGGGCATGAACCTTTTTCAGAACAATTTACCTCTGAAGTATTACAAAAAGGGTTTCAAAAAACGTCTCGAAAAGTTAAAACAGTGTTGTTAGATCAAACCCTCGTGGTTGGACTGGGGAATATCTATGTCGATGAAGCACTGTTTAAAGCTAGAATACACCCTGAGCGAATCGCATCGACACTTACAAACAGAGAAATTGAAACACTTAGAGAACAGATCGTTCATACGTTATCTGATGCTGTGAATAAAGGTGGTAGTACAATTCGTTCCTATGTAAACAGTCAGGGGAAAGTAGGCACTTATCAGGATAATCTCTTTGTTTATGGACGCGTTGGTCAGGGATGTAAAAACTGTCAAACTGAGCTCGAGAAAATCGTTGTTGGAGGAAGAGGTACTACGTTTTGTCCGCTCTGTCAGGTGAATGAGTGA
- the coaE gene encoding dephospho-CoA kinase (Dephospho-CoA kinase (CoaE) performs the final step in coenzyme A biosynthesis.), whose translation MTMDIGLTGGIASGKSTVAEMIRRYDIPIIDADVMARKVVEPGEPALQDIFRLFGDDMKAEDGGLDRKKLGAVIFKDEEKRKVLNRILHPAIRKGMLDQAAALKERGSAHIVFDIPLLFESQLTHMVDQTLLVYVDAKTQLSRLVERDGSTEEEAFDRIQSQMPIEEKKELADDVIDNTGTREETEEQLNNILKKWRIL comes from the coding sequence ATGACGATGGATATTGGACTTACCGGTGGAATCGCTAGTGGAAAAAGTACTGTAGCAGAGATGATTCGCCGATATGACATACCAATCATTGATGCAGACGTAATGGCAAGAAAAGTAGTTGAACCTGGTGAGCCAGCACTTCAAGACATCTTTCGATTATTTGGAGATGATATGAAAGCAGAAGATGGGGGGCTAGATCGGAAGAAGTTAGGAGCTGTCATTTTTAAAGATGAGGAAAAGCGCAAAGTATTAAATCGTATTCTTCATCCTGCAATTCGGAAAGGAATGCTTGATCAAGCAGCAGCTCTAAAAGAACGGGGAAGCGCGCATATTGTTTTCGATATTCCGCTTTTATTTGAAAGTCAGCTAACTCATATGGTTGATCAAACCCTTCTCGTTTATGTCGATGCAAAAACCCAGCTATCGAGATTAGTTGAGAGGGATGGGAGTACGGAAGAAGAGGCTTTCGATCGTATTCAATCGCAAATGCCCATTGAAGAAAAGAAAGAACTGGCTGATGATGTGATTGATAACACCGGAACACGTGAAGAAACGGAAGAACAACTTAACAACATTCTAAAAAAATGGAGAATACTATAA
- the dnaI gene encoding primosomal protein DnaI yields MESIQESFNKMPGNKKFQQQYQEMKKAIMADEDIQAFIEEQDEVDEKMIDRSLARLYEFTTQSKRCEGCPGLSNCINMMQGYEPELFLNRSVIDIRYNRCPTRIEEDKNKKRNEMIQSYYIPKEILEATFADLDDEDPVRIEAIGTAIQYVEDFVPGETKKGLYIHGGFGVGKTFILGAIANQLAKEKGVRSQFIYTPDFFRQMKSAIQDQSIDEKLNYLKETPLLILDDIGAENISSWVRDDILGALLQYRMTEGLPTLYSSNLDYSLLEEHLAYSHKSGIEETKAKRIMERIKHFTTPVFLQGKNRRV; encoded by the coding sequence ATGGAGTCCATCCAAGAATCGTTTAATAAAATGCCGGGTAACAAGAAGTTCCAACAGCAATATCAAGAAATGAAAAAAGCGATCATGGCAGATGAAGATATTCAAGCATTTATTGAGGAACAAGATGAAGTCGATGAAAAAATGATTGATCGAAGTCTTGCAAGATTGTATGAATTTACGACTCAGTCTAAACGGTGTGAGGGGTGCCCTGGGCTCTCCAACTGTATTAATATGATGCAAGGGTACGAGCCAGAGTTATTTCTTAACCGTTCAGTCATCGATATTCGTTATAACCGCTGTCCAACAAGGATTGAAGAAGATAAGAATAAGAAGCGAAATGAAATGATTCAGAGCTACTATATTCCAAAAGAAATTCTCGAAGCGACATTTGCGGATTTGGATGATGAAGATCCTGTGCGAATTGAAGCGATTGGCACAGCTATTCAATACGTCGAGGACTTTGTTCCGGGTGAAACGAAGAAAGGGCTCTATATTCATGGTGGTTTTGGTGTTGGCAAAACATTTATTCTAGGGGCAATTGCAAATCAGTTAGCCAAGGAAAAAGGCGTCCGTTCGCAGTTTATTTATACGCCTGATTTCTTTCGACAAATGAAAAGTGCCATACAAGATCAATCGATTGATGAAAAGCTAAATTACTTAAAAGAGACTCCTTTATTAATCCTTGATGATATTGGGGCTGAAAATATTTCGAGTTGGGTACGGGATGACATACTTGGTGCTCTGCTCCAATATCGTATGACAGAAGGGTTACCAACGCTTTATTCTTCTAATTTGGATTATTCCTTGTTAGAGGAGCATCTCGCTTATTCTCATAAAAGTGGAATTGAAGAAACAAAAGCGAAGCGAATCATGGAAAGAATAAAGCATTTTACCACCCCAGTCTTTTTACAGGGGAAAAATAGACGAGTCTAA
- a CDS encoding glyceraldehyde-3-phosphate dehydrogenase, whose protein sequence is MKSRVAINGFGRIGRMVFRKAIMEDSLEVVAINASYPPETLSHLIKYDSIHGTFDGEVTPIENGIKINNKKVVVLNNRDPKSLPWKEMGIDIVIEATGKFRTREEAGFHIDAGATKVIITAPGKNEDLTIVMGINESEYNDQKHHVLSNASCTTNCLAPVVQVLDKSFGIVSGMMTTVHAYTNDQKNIDNPHKDLRRARACGQSIIPTSTGAAKAISKVLPHLEGKLNGMSLRVPTPNVSLVDLVVDLKKEVTIDEVNDALKAASEGPLRGILAYSDEPLVSIDYNGNAHSSIVDGLSTMVVENKKVKVLAWYDNEWGYSCRVVDMAKYVGERIPERLKVSV, encoded by the coding sequence ATGAAATCAAGAGTAGCAATTAATGGCTTTGGAAGAATTGGGCGAATGGTATTTAGAAAGGCAATAATGGAAGATAGTTTGGAAGTTGTAGCAATTAACGCTAGCTATCCGCCAGAAACGCTCAGCCATTTAATTAAATATGATAGCATTCACGGTACATTTGATGGAGAGGTTACACCAATTGAGAATGGGATAAAGATTAACAATAAAAAAGTGGTTGTTTTAAATAATCGTGATCCAAAATCTCTTCCATGGAAAGAGATGGGAATCGACATTGTGATTGAAGCTACCGGCAAGTTTCGTACGAGAGAAGAAGCTGGTTTTCATATTGATGCAGGAGCTACGAAAGTAATCATTACAGCACCTGGTAAGAATGAAGATCTTACAATTGTGATGGGCATTAATGAAAGCGAATACAATGATCAGAAACATCATGTTTTATCAAATGCATCTTGTACAACCAATTGTCTGGCCCCGGTTGTTCAAGTGCTTGATAAGTCCTTTGGAATTGTTTCGGGTATGATGACAACAGTTCATGCATATACGAATGATCAGAAAAACATTGATAATCCGCATAAAGATTTAAGAAGAGCACGTGCCTGTGGCCAATCAATTATTCCGACGTCGACAGGTGCAGCTAAAGCGATTTCAAAAGTATTGCCTCATTTAGAAGGGAAACTTAACGGAATGTCGCTTCGCGTACCGACACCAAATGTGTCATTAGTCGACCTTGTGGTTGATCTTAAGAAAGAAGTGACCATTGATGAAGTTAATGATGCTTTAAAAGCTGCTTCTGAGGGGCCACTAAGAGGTATTCTCGCTTACTCTGATGAACCATTAGTATCAATTGACTACAATGGTAATGCTCATTCTTCTATCGTAGATGGACTATCGACAATGGTCGTTGAGAATAAAAAAGTAAAGGTACTTGCCTGGTATGACAATGAGTGGGGATATTCTTGTCGAGTCGTTGATATGGCGAAGTACGTTGGGGAAAGAATTCCCGAAAGGTTGAAAGTAAGCGTATAG
- a CDS encoding cytosolic protein produces the protein MGIKEFFSNRSETGERHQNDALKTHYFKATKEQAFTEAKAILQKHYKGEIVTNSPERGEFVFQVKGPKKALIVVTVVTVRAYKTAVDFSVSTETPLPVDFGFSKKVIETIYSDLKKKLTLIGTGISEQI, from the coding sequence GTGGGAATAAAAGAGTTTTTTAGCAATCGTTCTGAAACAGGGGAAAGGCACCAAAATGATGCATTGAAAACGCATTATTTTAAAGCGACAAAAGAACAGGCTTTTACAGAAGCGAAAGCGATTCTTCAAAAACACTACAAAGGTGAAATTGTGACCAATTCACCCGAACGTGGAGAGTTTGTATTTCAAGTGAAGGGTCCTAAAAAAGCGTTAATCGTCGTAACCGTCGTGACGGTGCGCGCTTATAAAACAGCGGTAGATTTTTCGGTTTCGACAGAGACTCCTTTACCAGTAGATTTCGGTTTTAGCAAAAAAGTAATTGAAACGATTTATTCAGATTTGAAGAAAAAGCTAACGTTGATTGGAACAGGCATTTCAGAGCAAATTTAG
- the nrdR gene encoding transcriptional regulator NrdR — translation MRCPNCNHNGTRVLDSRPVHEGRSIRRRRECESCTYRFTTFETVEEIPLIVVKKDGAREEFSREKILRGLIKACEKRPVPLEKLETIVNEIERDLRNQGASEISSDTVGELVMDQLAKVDEVAYVRFASVYRQFKDINVFIRELKELINRAE, via the coding sequence ATGCGCTGTCCCAACTGCAATCATAATGGTACAAGAGTGCTTGACTCCAGACCGGTTCATGAAGGCCGATCGATACGCAGGCGCCGCGAATGTGAATCGTGTACCTATCGATTTACAACGTTTGAAACAGTTGAAGAAATACCGCTTATTGTCGTGAAAAAAGATGGAGCTAGGGAAGAGTTTAGCCGGGAAAAAATTCTCAGAGGTTTAATTAAAGCCTGCGAGAAAAGACCCGTGCCGCTCGAAAAACTTGAAACCATCGTAAATGAAATAGAACGCGACCTTCGTAATCAGGGAGCTTCCGAAATCAGTAGTGATACTGTCGGTGAGCTTGTGATGGATCAACTGGCAAAAGTTGACGAAGTCGCTTACGTTCGATTTGCTTCCGTTTATCGTCAGTTTAAAGACATTAATGTTTTTATTCGTGAGCTTAAAGAATTAATTAACAGAGCAGAGTAA
- the ytaF gene encoding sporulation membrane protein YtaF, whose product MYWVSLFFLAFAVSVDGFGVGLTYGLRRMKIPFKSILIISICSAISMLIAMGFGSLLQLWISDIVAQRIGGGILIALGGWVLYQMIRNNKEVEKTVSERILLHYEIRSIGVVISILRKPTTADFDDSGTITGIEAIMLGAALSLDAFGAGIGASMVGFPPIETSLLIACMSSLFLLLGLKFGNLTSNLKWMDKLSLLPGCLLIILGFLRM is encoded by the coding sequence ATGTACTGGGTTTCTCTTTTTTTCTTAGCATTTGCCGTAAGCGTAGATGGATTTGGAGTTGGCTTAACGTATGGCCTCAGAAGGATGAAAATTCCTTTTAAGTCGATTCTTATCATCTCGATTTGTTCGGCGATCTCCATGTTAATCGCAATGGGGTTTGGCTCTCTTTTACAGTTATGGATTTCAGATATAGTAGCTCAGCGAATTGGTGGCGGCATTCTTATTGCGCTAGGTGGATGGGTATTGTATCAAATGATTCGTAACAACAAAGAGGTTGAAAAAACGGTTTCTGAGCGAATTCTTCTTCATTATGAAATACGCTCGATCGGGGTGGTTATCAGCATTTTGAGAAAACCGACAACGGCAGACTTTGATGATTCTGGTACAATTACAGGTATTGAAGCAATTATGCTGGGTGCTGCATTGTCTCTTGATGCGTTTGGAGCAGGTATAGGTGCGTCAATGGTTGGTTTTCCTCCTATTGAAACGTCACTTTTGATTGCTTGTATGAGTTCGCTGTTTTTGCTCTTAGGTTTAAAGTTCGGAAACCTTACTTCAAACCTTAAATGGATGGATAAACTATCACTCTTACCGGGATGCCTACTCATTATCTTAGGGTTCCTTAGAATGTAG